In one Papio anubis isolate 15944 chromosome 11, Panubis1.0, whole genome shotgun sequence genomic region, the following are encoded:
- the LCOR gene encoding ligand-dependent corepressor isoform X3: MQRMIQQFAAEYTSKNSSTQDPSQPNSTKNQSLPKASPVTTSPTAATTQNPVLSKLLMADQDSPLDLTVRKSQSEPSEQDGVLDLSTKKSPCAGSTSLSHSPGCSSTQGNGENSTEAKAVDSNNQSKSPLEKFMVKLCTHHQKQFIRVLNDLYTESQPGTEDLQPSDSGAMDVSTCNAGCAQLSTKHKEKDALCLDMKSSASVDLFVDSSDSHSPLHLTEQTPKEPPPEINPVDGRENALTVVQKDSSELPTTKPNSINSSSVDSFTPGYLTASNSSSVNFHHIPKNLEGQTTGQEQDTNVNICEDGKDHMQSSALVESLITIKMAAENSEEGNTCIIPQRNSFRALSEEAWDSGFMGNSSRTADKENTLQCPKTPMRQDLEANEQDARPKQENHLHSLGRNKVGYHLHPSDKGQFDHSKDGWLGPGPMPTVHKAANGHSRTKMISTSIKTARKSKRASGLRINDYDNQCDVVYISQPITECHFENQKSILSSRKTARKSTRGYFFNGDCCELPTVRTLARNLHSQEKASCSALASEAVFTPKQTLTISAPRHTVDVQLPREDNPEEPSKEITSHEEGGGDVSPGKEPQEPEVCPTKMKPSLSSSPRSEETTASSLGWPLPAHLPEEDLPEGGPTVSAPTASGMSSEHDQPPLALLDTEEMSVPQDCHLLPSTESFSGGGSEDVISRPHSPPETVSREESPQCSENQSSPVDLEPPMSLGKAEDDQSISAEVESGDTQELDVNPLLKESRTFTDENPSGTEESEVAGGTGKLEGEDDDVKCLSEKDTCDPSIDSLEENLDKKKKGKKFPEASDRCLRSQLLDSSSADRCLRNQSSNSSSACLEIKVPKNPSAKRSKKEGHPGGTTPEGLPPDSFHTEALEDTEKPSVSEHSPEKDAEQEGEGGGIITRQTLKNMLVKEVKELGGEIFPSRDPISTAGQPLPGERLEIYVQSKMDEKNAHIPSESIPCKRDPEQAKEEPGHIPTQHVEKAVNEVDNENTQQKDDDSDAPCSSLGLSSSGSGDAARPPKSVPRPKRLTSSTYNLRHTHSLGSLDASKVTSEKEAAQVSPTMPKENGASESGDPLDEDDVDTVVDEQPKFMEWCAEEENQELIANFNAQYMKVQKGWIQLEKEGQPTPRARNKSDKLKEIWKSKKRSRKCRGSLEGQKFSPVQMLFMTNFKLSNVCKWFLETTETRSLVIVKKLNTRLPGDVPPVKHPLQKYSPSSLYPSSLQAERLKKHLKKFPGATPARNNWKTQKLWAKFRENPDQVEPEDGSDVSPSPNSEDSIEEVKEDKNSHPPANLPTPASTRILRKYSNIRGKLRAQQRLIKNEKMECPDGLAVESKPSRKSVCINPLMSPKLALQVDVDGFPVKPKSTEGMKGRKGKQVSEILPKAEVQSKRKRTEGSSPPDGKNKGPAVKASKEKHADGVTKTPAAKRPAARDRSSQPPKKTSLKENKVKIPKKSAGKSCPPSRKEKENTNKRPSQSIASETLTKPAKQKGASESSSRPQKATNRKQSSGKTRARPSTKTPESSAAQRKRKLKAKLDSSHGKRRRLDAK, from the coding sequence GGAGAACTCAACAGAGGCAAAAGCAGTAGATTCTAACAATCAGTCGAAGTCCCCACTGGAGAAGTTTATGGTCAAACTGTGTACTCATCATCAAAAGCAATTCATTCGTGTTCTGAACGACCTGTATACTGAATCTCAACCAGGCACTGAGGACCTGCAGCCTTCTGATTCTGGAGCAATGGATGTATCCACTTGCAATGCTGGCTGTGCCCAGCTCAGCaccaaacataaagaaaaagatgctCTGTGTCTTGATATGAAGTCTTCTGCTTCTGTAGATTTGTTCGTAGACTCGTCAGACTCTCACAGCCCTTTACACTTGACGGAACAGACCCCGAAGGAGCCTCCTCCTGAGATAAACCCTGTAGATGGAAGAGAGAATGCCTTGACTGTTGTCCAGAAAGATTCCTCTGAACTTCCAACCACTAAACCGAATTCTATTAATAGCAGTTCAGTGGATAGTTTCACTCCGGGATACCTCACTGCATCTAATTCTTCCTCAGTGAACTTCCACCACATCCCTAAAAACTTGGAGGGGCAAACCACTGGACAGGAGCAAGACACAAATGTGAACATATGTGAGGATGGTAAAGACCATATGCAGAGTTCAGCTTTAGTAGAAAGTCTAATTACCATAAAAATGGCAGCTGAGAATAGTGAGGAGGGCAATACCTGTATTATTCCTCAAAGAAATTCGTTCAGGGCTTTATCAGAAGAGGCTTGGGACTCAGGGTTTATGGGGAACTCATCTAGAACTGCTGACAAAGAGAATACTTTACAGTGTCCAAAAACACCTATGCGCCAGGACTTAGAGGCAAATGAACAAGATGCAAGGCCAAAGCAAGAGAACCATCTTCACTCGCTGGGAAGAAATAAGGTGGGTTACCATTTACATCCCAGTGATAAGGGCCAATTTGATCATTCCAAAGATGGTTGGTTAGGCCCTGGCCCTATGCCAACTGTACACAAAGCAGCAAATGGACACTCAAGAACCAAGATGATATCAACCTCTATTAAGACAGCTCGGAAAAGTAAAAGGGCATCAGGGCTGAGGATAAATGATTATGATAACCAGTGTGATGTTGTTTATATCAGTCAACCAATAACAGAATGCCACTTTGAGAATCAAAAATCAATATTATCTTCTCGGAAAACAGCCAGAAAGAGTACTCGGGGATACTTTTTCAATGGTGACTGTTGTGAACTGCCAACTGTTCGTACACTGGCCAGAAATTTACACTCCCAGGAAAAAGCAAGCTGCTCAGCACTGGCATCAGAGGCAGTTTTCACTCCTAAGCAGACCCTTACAATTTCAGCCCCTAGACATACAGTAGATGTGCAGCTTCCCAGAGAAGACAACCCTGAAGAACCTAGCAAGGAAATAACCTCTCACGAGGAAGGAGGTGGAGACGTTTCACCTGGAAAAGAACCTCAAGAGCCTGAGGTTTGCCCCACAAAGATGAAGCCGAGTCTGAGCAGCTCCCCCAGGTCAGAGGAAACgacagcctccagcctggggtggCCTCTCCCCGCTCACCTTCCTGAAGAGGACCTGCCAGAAGGTGGCCCCACAGTCTCAGCTCCCACAGCAAGTGGGATGTCTTCTGAACACGACCAACCACCACTTGCACTGTTGGATACGGAGGAGATGAGTGTACCCCAGGACTGTCACCTGCTTCCCTCCACTGAAAGCTTTTCTGGGGGAGGCAGTGAAGATGTCATTTCTAGGCCTCATTCTCCTCCTGAAACAGTCAGTAGAGAAGAAAGTCCTCAGTGCTCAGAAAATCAGAGTTCCCCAGTGGACTTGGAGCCCCCCATGAGTCTGGGAAAGGCTGAGGACGACCAAAGCATCAGTGCTGAGGTTGAGTCTGGAGACACCCAGGAGCTAGATGTCAACCCACTCTTGAAGGAAAGCAGGACTTTTACTGATGAAAACCCCAGTGGAACTGAGGAAAGTGAGGTAGCAGGTGGTACAGGAAAATTAGAGGGAGAGGATGATGATGTAAAATGCCTGTCAGAAAAAGACACGTGTGATCCAAGCATTGACTCACTCGAAGAGAATttagacaagaagaaaaaaggtaaaaaatttcctgaggcctctgatAGGTGCCTAAGAAGTCAACTTTTGGATTCTTCCTCTGCTGACAGATGCCTAAGAAATCAAAGTTCAAATTCTTCCTCAGCTTGTCTTGAAATCAAAGTTCCTAAAAATCCTAGTGCAAAACGTTCAAAAAAAGAAGGGCACCCTGGTGGGACAACACCTGAGGGCCTTCCACCTGACAGTTTCCACACGGAAGCTCTGGAGGACACAGAAAAGCCAAGTGTCAGTGAACACTCCCCTGAGAAAGATGCCGAGCAGGAGGGCGAAGGAGGGGGGATCATCACCAGGCAGACTTTGAAAAACATGCTGGTCAAAGAAGTCAAGGAGTTAGGAGGAGAGATTTTCCCCAGCAGGGACCCCATAAGCACAGCTGGACAGCCACTGCCTGGAGAGAGATTGGAAATCTATGTTCAGTCTAAAATGGATGAGAAGAATGCTCATATCCCCTCAGAAAGTATTCCTTGTAAGAGGGACCCAGAACAGGCAAAAGAAGAGCCAGGGCATATTCCCACACAGCATGTGGAGAAGGCTGTAAATGAGGTAGACAACGAAAACACCCAGCAGAAAGATGATGACAGTGATGCCCCATGCAGCTCTCTTGGGTTGTCAAGTAGTGGAAGTGGTGATGCTGCTAGGCCACCAAAATCGGTGCCAAGGCCTAAAAGACTGACCTCTTCAACCTACAACCTAAGACACACTCATTCTCTGGGCTCCTTGGATGCTTCAAAAGTGACTTCAGAGAAGGAAGCTGCACAAGTAAGCCCCACAATGCCAAAGGAAAATGGAGCTTCAGAGAGTGGAGACCCCCTAGATGAGGATGATGTTGACACCGTGGTAGATGAACAGCCAAAGTTTATGGAATGGTGTGCTGAGGAGGAGAACCAAGAGCTCATTGCCAACTTCAATGCCCAGTACATGAAAGTTCAGAAGGGCTGGATCCAGTTGGAGAAAGAAGGACAGCCAACACCAAGAGCAAGGAACAAATCAGATAAACTGAAAGAGATTTGGAAAAGCAAGAAAAGGTCACGGAAATGTAGGGGTTCATTGGAGGGTCAGAAGTTTTCTCCTGTTCAGATGCTTTTTATGACAAACTTTAAATTATCTAATGTTTGTAAATGGTTCTTAGAGACAACTGAAACCCGGTCTCTAGTCATTGTGAAGAAGCTCAATACTCGCCTTCCAGGAGACGTGCCCCCTGTCAAGCATCCTCTTCAGAAATACTCTCCTTCCAGCCTATATCCCAGTTCACTACAGGCTGAGCGCTTGAAAAAGCACTTGAAGAAATTTCCTGGAGCTACCCCTGCTAGGAATAATTGGAAAACGCAGAAGCTCTGGGCTAAATTTCGAGAGAATCCTGATCAAGTGGAGCCAGAGGATGGCAGTGATGTCAGCCCCAGCCCTAATTCTGAAGACAGCATAGAGGAAGTCAAGGAAGATAAAAACAGCCATCCTCCAGCAAACCTGCCCACTCCAGCCAGTACCCGGATTCTTAGAAAATATTCCAATATTCGAGGAAAGCTCAGAGCCCAGCAACGTTTGATcaagaatgagaaaatggaatgcCCAGATGGTCTGGCTGTGGAAAGTAAGCCAAGTCGTAAGAGCGTATGCATCAACCCTCTGATGTCCCCCAAGCTTGCCCTGCAAGTGGATGTAGATGGGTTTCCTGTTAAGCCCAAGAGTACTGAAGGAATGAAGGGACGGAAAGGGAAGCAGGTGTCTGAAATCTTGCCTAAAGCAGAAGTTCAGAGTAAACGCAAGAGAACAGAAGGCAGCAGCCCTCCAGATGGTAAGAACAAGGGGCCTGCGGTGAAAGCCAGCAAAGAAAAGCATGCCGATGGAGTCACCAAAACCCCTGCTGCCAAGAGGCCAGCTGCAAGGGACAGAAGCAGCCAACCCCCCAAAAAGACATCTTTGAAAGAGAATAAAGTGAAGATCCCTAAAAAGTCCGCTGGGAAGAGCTGCCCTCcctccaggaaagaaaaagagaatacaaaCAAAAGGCCTTCCCAGTCTATTGCCTCGGAAACACTGACGAAACCTGCAAAACAGAAGGGGGCCAGTGAATCCTCTTCAAGGCCTCAGAAAGCCACGAATAGGAAGCAGAGTAGTGGAAAGACTCGGGCCAGACCCTCAACGAAAACCCCAGAGAGCAGTGCAGCTCAGAGAAAGCGAAAGCTGAAGGCAAAGCTGGACTCTTCGCATGGCAAACGGAGGCGGCTGGATGCAAAGTGA
- the LCOR gene encoding ligand-dependent corepressor isoform X4 produces MVKLCTHHQKQFIRVLNDLYTESQPGTEDLQPSDSGAMDVSTCNAGCAQLSTKHKEKDALCLDMKSSASVDLFVDSSDSHSPLHLTEQTPKEPPPEINPVDGRENALTVVQKDSSELPTTKPNSINSSSVDSFTPGYLTASNSSSVNFHHIPKNLEGQTTGQEQDTNVNICEDGKDHMQSSALVESLITIKMAAENSEEGNTCIIPQRNSFRALSEEAWDSGFMGNSSRTADKENTLQCPKTPMRQDLEANEQDARPKQENHLHSLGRNKVGYHLHPSDKGQFDHSKDGWLGPGPMPTVHKAANGHSRTKMISTSIKTARKSKRASGLRINDYDNQCDVVYISQPITECHFENQKSILSSRKTARKSTRGYFFNGDCCELPTVRTLARNLHSQEKASCSALASEAVFTPKQTLTISAPRHTVDVQLPREDNPEEPSKEITSHEEGGGDVSPGKEPQEPEVCPTKMKPSLSSSPRSEETTASSLGWPLPAHLPEEDLPEGGPTVSAPTASGMSSEHDQPPLALLDTEEMSVPQDCHLLPSTESFSGGGSEDVISRPHSPPETVSREESPQCSENQSSPVDLEPPMSLGKAEDDQSISAEVESGDTQELDVNPLLKESRTFTDENPSGTEESEVAGGTGKLEGEDDDVKCLSEKDTCDPSIDSLEENLDKKKKGKKFPEASDRCLRSQLLDSSSADRCLRNQSSNSSSACLEIKVPKNPSAKRSKKEGHPGGTTPEGLPPDSFHTEALEDTEKPSVSEHSPEKDAEQEGEGGGIITRQTLKNMLVKEVKELGGEIFPSRDPISTAGQPLPGERLEIYVQSKMDEKNAHIPSESIPCKRDPEQAKEEPGHIPTQHVEKAVNEVDNENTQQKDDDSDAPCSSLGLSSSGSGDAARPPKSVPRPKRLTSSTYNLRHTHSLGSLDASKVTSEKEAAQVSPTMPKENGASESGDPLDEDDVDTVVDEQPKFMEWCAEEENQELIANFNAQYMKVQKGWIQLEKEGQPTPRARNKSDKLKEIWKSKKRSRKCRGSLEGQKFSPVQMLFMTNFKLSNVCKWFLETTETRSLVIVKKLNTRLPGDVPPVKHPLQKYSPSSLYPSSLQAERLKKHLKKFPGATPARNNWKTQKLWAKFRENPDQVEPEDGSDVSPSPNSEDSIEEVKEDKNSHPPANLPTPASTRILRKYSNIRGKLRAQQRLIKNEKMECPDGLAVESKPSRKSVCINPLMSPKLALQVDVDGFPVKPKSTEGMKGRKGKQVSEILPKAEVQSKRKRTEGSSPPDGKNKGPAVKASKEKHADGVTKTPAAKRPAARDRSSQPPKKTSLKENKVKIPKKSAGKSCPPSRKEKENTNKRPSQSIASETLTKPAKQKGASESSSRPQKATNRKQSSGKTRARPSTKTPESSAAQRKRKLKAKLDSSHGKRRRLDAK; encoded by the coding sequence ATGGTCAAACTGTGTACTCATCATCAAAAGCAATTCATTCGTGTTCTGAACGACCTGTATACTGAATCTCAACCAGGCACTGAGGACCTGCAGCCTTCTGATTCTGGAGCAATGGATGTATCCACTTGCAATGCTGGCTGTGCCCAGCTCAGCaccaaacataaagaaaaagatgctCTGTGTCTTGATATGAAGTCTTCTGCTTCTGTAGATTTGTTCGTAGACTCGTCAGACTCTCACAGCCCTTTACACTTGACGGAACAGACCCCGAAGGAGCCTCCTCCTGAGATAAACCCTGTAGATGGAAGAGAGAATGCCTTGACTGTTGTCCAGAAAGATTCCTCTGAACTTCCAACCACTAAACCGAATTCTATTAATAGCAGTTCAGTGGATAGTTTCACTCCGGGATACCTCACTGCATCTAATTCTTCCTCAGTGAACTTCCACCACATCCCTAAAAACTTGGAGGGGCAAACCACTGGACAGGAGCAAGACACAAATGTGAACATATGTGAGGATGGTAAAGACCATATGCAGAGTTCAGCTTTAGTAGAAAGTCTAATTACCATAAAAATGGCAGCTGAGAATAGTGAGGAGGGCAATACCTGTATTATTCCTCAAAGAAATTCGTTCAGGGCTTTATCAGAAGAGGCTTGGGACTCAGGGTTTATGGGGAACTCATCTAGAACTGCTGACAAAGAGAATACTTTACAGTGTCCAAAAACACCTATGCGCCAGGACTTAGAGGCAAATGAACAAGATGCAAGGCCAAAGCAAGAGAACCATCTTCACTCGCTGGGAAGAAATAAGGTGGGTTACCATTTACATCCCAGTGATAAGGGCCAATTTGATCATTCCAAAGATGGTTGGTTAGGCCCTGGCCCTATGCCAACTGTACACAAAGCAGCAAATGGACACTCAAGAACCAAGATGATATCAACCTCTATTAAGACAGCTCGGAAAAGTAAAAGGGCATCAGGGCTGAGGATAAATGATTATGATAACCAGTGTGATGTTGTTTATATCAGTCAACCAATAACAGAATGCCACTTTGAGAATCAAAAATCAATATTATCTTCTCGGAAAACAGCCAGAAAGAGTACTCGGGGATACTTTTTCAATGGTGACTGTTGTGAACTGCCAACTGTTCGTACACTGGCCAGAAATTTACACTCCCAGGAAAAAGCAAGCTGCTCAGCACTGGCATCAGAGGCAGTTTTCACTCCTAAGCAGACCCTTACAATTTCAGCCCCTAGACATACAGTAGATGTGCAGCTTCCCAGAGAAGACAACCCTGAAGAACCTAGCAAGGAAATAACCTCTCACGAGGAAGGAGGTGGAGACGTTTCACCTGGAAAAGAACCTCAAGAGCCTGAGGTTTGCCCCACAAAGATGAAGCCGAGTCTGAGCAGCTCCCCCAGGTCAGAGGAAACgacagcctccagcctggggtggCCTCTCCCCGCTCACCTTCCTGAAGAGGACCTGCCAGAAGGTGGCCCCACAGTCTCAGCTCCCACAGCAAGTGGGATGTCTTCTGAACACGACCAACCACCACTTGCACTGTTGGATACGGAGGAGATGAGTGTACCCCAGGACTGTCACCTGCTTCCCTCCACTGAAAGCTTTTCTGGGGGAGGCAGTGAAGATGTCATTTCTAGGCCTCATTCTCCTCCTGAAACAGTCAGTAGAGAAGAAAGTCCTCAGTGCTCAGAAAATCAGAGTTCCCCAGTGGACTTGGAGCCCCCCATGAGTCTGGGAAAGGCTGAGGACGACCAAAGCATCAGTGCTGAGGTTGAGTCTGGAGACACCCAGGAGCTAGATGTCAACCCACTCTTGAAGGAAAGCAGGACTTTTACTGATGAAAACCCCAGTGGAACTGAGGAAAGTGAGGTAGCAGGTGGTACAGGAAAATTAGAGGGAGAGGATGATGATGTAAAATGCCTGTCAGAAAAAGACACGTGTGATCCAAGCATTGACTCACTCGAAGAGAATttagacaagaagaaaaaaggtaaaaaatttcctgaggcctctgatAGGTGCCTAAGAAGTCAACTTTTGGATTCTTCCTCTGCTGACAGATGCCTAAGAAATCAAAGTTCAAATTCTTCCTCAGCTTGTCTTGAAATCAAAGTTCCTAAAAATCCTAGTGCAAAACGTTCAAAAAAAGAAGGGCACCCTGGTGGGACAACACCTGAGGGCCTTCCACCTGACAGTTTCCACACGGAAGCTCTGGAGGACACAGAAAAGCCAAGTGTCAGTGAACACTCCCCTGAGAAAGATGCCGAGCAGGAGGGCGAAGGAGGGGGGATCATCACCAGGCAGACTTTGAAAAACATGCTGGTCAAAGAAGTCAAGGAGTTAGGAGGAGAGATTTTCCCCAGCAGGGACCCCATAAGCACAGCTGGACAGCCACTGCCTGGAGAGAGATTGGAAATCTATGTTCAGTCTAAAATGGATGAGAAGAATGCTCATATCCCCTCAGAAAGTATTCCTTGTAAGAGGGACCCAGAACAGGCAAAAGAAGAGCCAGGGCATATTCCCACACAGCATGTGGAGAAGGCTGTAAATGAGGTAGACAACGAAAACACCCAGCAGAAAGATGATGACAGTGATGCCCCATGCAGCTCTCTTGGGTTGTCAAGTAGTGGAAGTGGTGATGCTGCTAGGCCACCAAAATCGGTGCCAAGGCCTAAAAGACTGACCTCTTCAACCTACAACCTAAGACACACTCATTCTCTGGGCTCCTTGGATGCTTCAAAAGTGACTTCAGAGAAGGAAGCTGCACAAGTAAGCCCCACAATGCCAAAGGAAAATGGAGCTTCAGAGAGTGGAGACCCCCTAGATGAGGATGATGTTGACACCGTGGTAGATGAACAGCCAAAGTTTATGGAATGGTGTGCTGAGGAGGAGAACCAAGAGCTCATTGCCAACTTCAATGCCCAGTACATGAAAGTTCAGAAGGGCTGGATCCAGTTGGAGAAAGAAGGACAGCCAACACCAAGAGCAAGGAACAAATCAGATAAACTGAAAGAGATTTGGAAAAGCAAGAAAAGGTCACGGAAATGTAGGGGTTCATTGGAGGGTCAGAAGTTTTCTCCTGTTCAGATGCTTTTTATGACAAACTTTAAATTATCTAATGTTTGTAAATGGTTCTTAGAGACAACTGAAACCCGGTCTCTAGTCATTGTGAAGAAGCTCAATACTCGCCTTCCAGGAGACGTGCCCCCTGTCAAGCATCCTCTTCAGAAATACTCTCCTTCCAGCCTATATCCCAGTTCACTACAGGCTGAGCGCTTGAAAAAGCACTTGAAGAAATTTCCTGGAGCTACCCCTGCTAGGAATAATTGGAAAACGCAGAAGCTCTGGGCTAAATTTCGAGAGAATCCTGATCAAGTGGAGCCAGAGGATGGCAGTGATGTCAGCCCCAGCCCTAATTCTGAAGACAGCATAGAGGAAGTCAAGGAAGATAAAAACAGCCATCCTCCAGCAAACCTGCCCACTCCAGCCAGTACCCGGATTCTTAGAAAATATTCCAATATTCGAGGAAAGCTCAGAGCCCAGCAACGTTTGATcaagaatgagaaaatggaatgcCCAGATGGTCTGGCTGTGGAAAGTAAGCCAAGTCGTAAGAGCGTATGCATCAACCCTCTGATGTCCCCCAAGCTTGCCCTGCAAGTGGATGTAGATGGGTTTCCTGTTAAGCCCAAGAGTACTGAAGGAATGAAGGGACGGAAAGGGAAGCAGGTGTCTGAAATCTTGCCTAAAGCAGAAGTTCAGAGTAAACGCAAGAGAACAGAAGGCAGCAGCCCTCCAGATGGTAAGAACAAGGGGCCTGCGGTGAAAGCCAGCAAAGAAAAGCATGCCGATGGAGTCACCAAAACCCCTGCTGCCAAGAGGCCAGCTGCAAGGGACAGAAGCAGCCAACCCCCCAAAAAGACATCTTTGAAAGAGAATAAAGTGAAGATCCCTAAAAAGTCCGCTGGGAAGAGCTGCCCTCcctccaggaaagaaaaagagaatacaaaCAAAAGGCCTTCCCAGTCTATTGCCTCGGAAACACTGACGAAACCTGCAAAACAGAAGGGGGCCAGTGAATCCTCTTCAAGGCCTCAGAAAGCCACGAATAGGAAGCAGAGTAGTGGAAAGACTCGGGCCAGACCCTCAACGAAAACCCCAGAGAGCAGTGCAGCTCAGAGAAAGCGAAAGCTGAAGGCAAAGCTGGACTCTTCGCATGGCAAACGGAGGCGGCTGGATGCAAAGTGA